From the genome of Impatiens glandulifera chromosome 9, dImpGla2.1, whole genome shotgun sequence, one region includes:
- the LOC124914177 gene encoding nicotinate phosphoribosyltransferase 1-like isoform X1 — MAAMEAIDGPTNPMVTPLLSDLYQFTMAYAYWKAGKHAERAVFDLYFRKNPFGGEYTIFAGLEECIRFIANFRFAEEEIDFVRGLLPKTCEDAFYDYLRGIDCSDVEVYAIPEGSVVFPKVPLMIVAGPIAVVQLLETPFLNLVNYASLITTNAARHRFVAGKSKLLFEFGLRRAQGPDGAISASKYSYMGGFDGTSNVEAGRLFGIPTRGTHSHAFVSSFMSLDEIIDPSLQCSDGSSVCKNFLALVQTWLNKIKRSQSLGGSLGDTNQSELAAFTSYALAFPNNFLALVDTYDVVRSGIPNFCAVALALGELGYKAIGIRLDSGDLAYLSFEVRKFFQAIEKEFKVEDFGKMNITASNDLNEETLDALNKQGHEVDGFGIGTYLVTCYAQAALGCVFKLVEINNQPRIKLSEDVTKVSIPCKKRCYRLYGKEGYPLVDIITGENEPPPKVGQRILCRHPFNESKRAHVVPQQVEELLKCYWPGSPDKQREKLPPLKDIRSRCIKQLEIMRTDHMRRLNPTPYKVSVSGKLYDFIHYLWLNEAPVGELQ, encoded by the exons ATGGCTGCAATGGAGGCTATCGACGGACCGACCAATCCTATGGTCACACCTCTCCTCTCTGATCTCTATCAGTTCACTATGGCCTACGCTTACTGGAAAGCAGGCAAACATGCCGAAAGAGCCGT CTTTGATTTATATTTCCGGAAGAATCCTTTCGGCGGTGAATATACAATTTTTGCTGGACTTGAAGAGTGCATTAGGTTTATTGCTAATTTTAGATTTGCAGAAGAGGAGATTGACTTTGTTCGTGGGTTGTTGCCAAAGACATGTGAG GACGCATTCTATGATTATCTTAGGGGAATTGATTGTTCAGATGTTGAAGTATACGCTATTCCGGAGGGTTCAGTTGTTTTTCCAAAGGTACCACTCATGATAGTTGCCGGGCCAATTGCT GTTGTTCAACTACTGGAAACTCCATTTCTGAATCTGGTGAATTATGCATCACTGATCACAACTAATGCTGCAAGGCATCGTTTTGTTGCTGGAAAATCCAAACTTCTGTTTGAGTTTGGACTTCGACGGGCACAG GGACCTGATGGTGCGATCAGTGCATCAAAGTATAGTTACATGGGAGGATTTGATGGAACCAG CAATGTCGAAGCTGGAAGGTTGTTTGGAATACCTACTCGTGGAACCCATTCCCATGCTTTTGTCAGCTCGTTCATG AGTCTTGATGAGATAATAGATCCATCATTGCAATGTTCTGATGGTTCAAGCGTCTGTAAGAATTTTCTGGCTCTTGTGCAGACATGGTTAAACAAAATAAAG cGGTCACAGTCATTAGGTGGCAGTTTAGGTGACACGAATCAAAGCGAGTTGGCAGCTTTTACTTCCTATGCTCTGGCGTTTCCTAACAATTTTCTGGCTCTTGTGGATACATATGAT GTTGTGAGAAGTGGTATTCCCAACTTTTGTGCTGTTGCTCTAGCATTGGGTGAATTGGG TTATAAAGCTATAGGCATTAGATTAGACTCTGGTGACCTGGCTTATTTGTCATTTGAGGTCCGCAAGTTCTTTCAAGCTATTGAGAAAGAATTCAAAGTGGAAGATTTTGGAAAGATGAATATCACTGCAAGTAATGACCTTAATGAGGAAACTTTAGATGCCTTAAACAAGCAG GGTCATGAAGTTGATGGATTTGGAATTGGAACTTACCTGGTAACTTGTTATGCTCAAGCTGCTTTAGGCTGTGTTTTCAAGCTGGTGGAGATAAATAATCAGCCTCGCATTAAGCTTTCTGAAGATGTTACAAAG GTCTCTATTCCATGTAAAAAGAGGTGTTATCGATTATATGGAAAAGAAGGCTATCCCCTTGTTGATATAATTACAGGGGAGAATGAACCACCTCCAAAG GTAGGCCAGAGAATTCTATGTCGCCACCCCTTTAATGAATCCAAGAGGGCGCATGTAGTGCCACAGCAGGTTGAGGAGCTTCTTAAATGTTATTGGCCTGGCAGCCCCG ATAAACAGCGGGAAAAATTACCACCCCTTAAGGACATTAGAAGTCGTTGTATCAAACAATTGGAGATAATGCGGACAGATCACATGCGAAGATTGAATCCAACACCTTATAAG GTTAGTGTAAGTGGAAAGTTGTACGATTTTATTCACTACCTATGGCTTAACGAGGCACCCGTTGGAGAATTGCAATGA
- the LOC124914177 gene encoding nicotinate phosphoribosyltransferase 1-like isoform X2, with protein sequence MAAMEAIDGPTNPMVTPLLSDLYQFTMAYAYWKAGKHAERAVFDLYFRKNPFGGEYTIFAGLEECIRFIANFRFAEEEIDFVRGLLPKTCEDAFYDYLRGIDCSDVEVYAIPEGSVVFPKVPLMIVAGPIAVVQLLETPFLNLVNYASLITTNAARHRFVAGKSKLLFEFGLRRAQGPDGAISASKYSYMGGFDGTSNVEAGRLFGIPTRGTHSHAFVSSFMSLDEIIDPSLQCSDGSSVCKNFLALVQTWLNKIKSQSLGGSLGDTNQSELAAFTSYALAFPNNFLALVDTYDVVRSGIPNFCAVALALGELGYKAIGIRLDSGDLAYLSFEVRKFFQAIEKEFKVEDFGKMNITASNDLNEETLDALNKQGHEVDGFGIGTYLVTCYAQAALGCVFKLVEINNQPRIKLSEDVTKVSIPCKKRCYRLYGKEGYPLVDIITGENEPPPKVGQRILCRHPFNESKRAHVVPQQVEELLKCYWPGSPDKQREKLPPLKDIRSRCIKQLEIMRTDHMRRLNPTPYKVSVSGKLYDFIHYLWLNEAPVGELQ encoded by the exons ATGGCTGCAATGGAGGCTATCGACGGACCGACCAATCCTATGGTCACACCTCTCCTCTCTGATCTCTATCAGTTCACTATGGCCTACGCTTACTGGAAAGCAGGCAAACATGCCGAAAGAGCCGT CTTTGATTTATATTTCCGGAAGAATCCTTTCGGCGGTGAATATACAATTTTTGCTGGACTTGAAGAGTGCATTAGGTTTATTGCTAATTTTAGATTTGCAGAAGAGGAGATTGACTTTGTTCGTGGGTTGTTGCCAAAGACATGTGAG GACGCATTCTATGATTATCTTAGGGGAATTGATTGTTCAGATGTTGAAGTATACGCTATTCCGGAGGGTTCAGTTGTTTTTCCAAAGGTACCACTCATGATAGTTGCCGGGCCAATTGCT GTTGTTCAACTACTGGAAACTCCATTTCTGAATCTGGTGAATTATGCATCACTGATCACAACTAATGCTGCAAGGCATCGTTTTGTTGCTGGAAAATCCAAACTTCTGTTTGAGTTTGGACTTCGACGGGCACAG GGACCTGATGGTGCGATCAGTGCATCAAAGTATAGTTACATGGGAGGATTTGATGGAACCAG CAATGTCGAAGCTGGAAGGTTGTTTGGAATACCTACTCGTGGAACCCATTCCCATGCTTTTGTCAGCTCGTTCATG AGTCTTGATGAGATAATAGATCCATCATTGCAATGTTCTGATGGTTCAAGCGTCTGTAAGAATTTTCTGGCTCTTGTGCAGACATGGTTAAACAAAATAAAG TCACAGTCATTAGGTGGCAGTTTAGGTGACACGAATCAAAGCGAGTTGGCAGCTTTTACTTCCTATGCTCTGGCGTTTCCTAACAATTTTCTGGCTCTTGTGGATACATATGAT GTTGTGAGAAGTGGTATTCCCAACTTTTGTGCTGTTGCTCTAGCATTGGGTGAATTGGG TTATAAAGCTATAGGCATTAGATTAGACTCTGGTGACCTGGCTTATTTGTCATTTGAGGTCCGCAAGTTCTTTCAAGCTATTGAGAAAGAATTCAAAGTGGAAGATTTTGGAAAGATGAATATCACTGCAAGTAATGACCTTAATGAGGAAACTTTAGATGCCTTAAACAAGCAG GGTCATGAAGTTGATGGATTTGGAATTGGAACTTACCTGGTAACTTGTTATGCTCAAGCTGCTTTAGGCTGTGTTTTCAAGCTGGTGGAGATAAATAATCAGCCTCGCATTAAGCTTTCTGAAGATGTTACAAAG GTCTCTATTCCATGTAAAAAGAGGTGTTATCGATTATATGGAAAAGAAGGCTATCCCCTTGTTGATATAATTACAGGGGAGAATGAACCACCTCCAAAG GTAGGCCAGAGAATTCTATGTCGCCACCCCTTTAATGAATCCAAGAGGGCGCATGTAGTGCCACAGCAGGTTGAGGAGCTTCTTAAATGTTATTGGCCTGGCAGCCCCG ATAAACAGCGGGAAAAATTACCACCCCTTAAGGACATTAGAAGTCGTTGTATCAAACAATTGGAGATAATGCGGACAGATCACATGCGAAGATTGAATCCAACACCTTATAAG GTTAGTGTAAGTGGAAAGTTGTACGATTTTATTCACTACCTATGGCTTAACGAGGCACCCGTTGGAGAATTGCAATGA